One Mycobacteroides abscessus ATCC 19977 genomic window carries:
- the leuS gene encoding leucine--tRNA ligase — protein MTETQHDATDTAELPRHRYTAQLAGQIERRWQQTWADRGTFHVPNPVGSLAPTDGTPIPADKMFVQDMFPYPSGDGLHVGHPLGYIATDVYARFHRMRGANVLHALGFDAFGLPAEQYAVQTGTHPRVRTEANIVNYKRQLGRLGLGHDSRRSFATTDVDFYKWTQWIFLQIYNAWYDEQARRARPIQELIAEFDSGTRAPSDGTVWAELSVGARADVIDSYRLVYQSDSVVNWCPGLGTVLANEEVTADGRSERGNFPVFRKRLRQWMMRITAYSDRLIDDLDVLDWPDKVKTMQRNWIGRSQGASVLFGAPGAGDIEVFTTRPDTLFGATYMVLAPEHPLVDQLAADVWPQDTDPRWTGGQDSPRAAIEQYRRSIAAKSDLERQENKEKTGVFTGAYATNPVSGKPVPVFIADYVLLGYGTGAIMAVPGHDQRDWDFANTFGLPVQEVISGGDVTKAAYTGDGVLVNSDYLDGLDIEAAKVEVTRRLVKDGRGESRIEYKLRDWLFARQRYWGEPFPIVYDEDGRPRALGENVLPVELPEVEDYAPVSFDPDDASSEPSPPLSKAADWVNVELDLGDGLKHYTRDTNVMPQWAGSSWYELRYADPDNAEAFCDKENEAYWLGPRPAEHGPNDPGGVDLYVGGMEHAVLHLLYSRFWHKVLYDLGHVSSREPYRRLLNQGYIQAHAYTDARGMYVPAAEVTEENGKFFYQGAEVQQEFGKIGKSLKNSISPDDICDNYGADTLRVYEMSMGPLELSRPWATKDVVGAHRFLQRAWRVVVDEETGKIRVTTDDLTSEDTLRALHKTIAGVTEDYAALRNNTAAAKLIEYTNHLTKDYPEGAPRAAVEPLVLMLAPLAPHLAEELWSLLGRDDSLAHGPFPESDDRWLVADTVEYPIQVNGKVRGRITVAADAPKGDIEAAALTEEKVLEFLAGATPKKVIVVPGRMVNLVV, from the coding sequence GTGACCGAAACCCAGCACGACGCGACCGATACCGCTGAGTTGCCCAGGCATCGCTATACCGCGCAGCTCGCCGGGCAGATCGAGCGCCGCTGGCAACAGACCTGGGCCGACCGGGGTACGTTCCATGTTCCGAACCCGGTGGGATCGCTTGCGCCGACGGACGGCACGCCGATTCCCGCCGACAAGATGTTCGTGCAGGACATGTTCCCCTACCCCTCGGGCGACGGCCTGCACGTCGGACATCCGCTCGGATACATCGCGACCGACGTCTATGCGCGCTTTCACCGGATGCGTGGTGCCAACGTGCTGCACGCCCTGGGGTTCGACGCGTTCGGGTTGCCCGCCGAGCAGTACGCGGTGCAGACCGGCACCCATCCACGGGTCCGGACCGAGGCGAACATCGTCAACTACAAGCGGCAGCTGGGTCGGCTGGGGCTGGGTCACGACTCGCGCCGCAGCTTCGCCACCACCGATGTCGACTTCTACAAGTGGACGCAGTGGATCTTCCTACAGATCTACAACGCCTGGTACGACGAGCAGGCCCGCCGTGCCAGGCCCATCCAGGAGCTGATCGCCGAGTTCGACTCCGGAACGCGCGCACCCTCCGACGGCACCGTGTGGGCGGAGCTGAGTGTTGGTGCGCGGGCGGATGTTATCGACTCATATCGCCTGGTGTACCAATCGGATTCGGTGGTCAACTGGTGTCCGGGATTGGGCACCGTGCTGGCCAACGAAGAGGTCACCGCGGACGGGCGCAGCGAGCGCGGCAACTTCCCGGTGTTCCGTAAGCGCCTGCGGCAGTGGATGATGCGGATTACCGCCTACTCCGACAGGTTGATCGATGACCTAGACGTGCTGGACTGGCCGGACAAGGTCAAAACCATGCAGCGCAACTGGATCGGCCGCTCGCAGGGCGCATCGGTGTTGTTCGGAGCGCCTGGCGCGGGGGACATCGAGGTGTTCACCACCAGGCCCGACACGCTCTTCGGCGCCACCTACATGGTGCTGGCCCCGGAGCATCCGCTGGTGGACCAGTTGGCGGCGGATGTCTGGCCGCAGGACACCGATCCGCGTTGGACCGGCGGGCAGGATTCGCCGCGGGCGGCGATCGAACAGTACCGCCGCTCCATCGCCGCCAAGAGCGATCTGGAACGTCAGGAGAACAAGGAAAAGACCGGCGTCTTCACCGGCGCATACGCCACCAACCCGGTGAGCGGGAAGCCGGTGCCGGTTTTCATCGCGGACTACGTGCTGCTGGGGTATGGCACCGGTGCCATCATGGCGGTTCCCGGGCACGACCAGCGTGACTGGGACTTCGCGAACACCTTCGGTTTGCCGGTGCAGGAGGTGATTTCCGGGGGCGACGTCACCAAGGCCGCATACACCGGGGACGGTGTGCTGGTGAATTCCGACTACCTGGACGGGCTCGACATCGAGGCCGCCAAGGTGGAGGTGACACGGCGTTTGGTCAAAGACGGACGCGGCGAATCGCGCATCGAATACAAACTGCGCGATTGGCTCTTTGCGCGCCAGCGCTATTGGGGTGAGCCCTTCCCGATCGTCTACGACGAGGACGGGCGGCCACGTGCGCTGGGTGAGAACGTATTACCCGTCGAATTGCCCGAGGTCGAGGATTACGCACCGGTGTCCTTCGATCCCGACGACGCGTCATCGGAGCCGTCACCACCGCTGTCCAAGGCCGCCGACTGGGTGAATGTCGAGCTGGACCTCGGCGATGGGCTCAAGCACTACACGCGGGACACCAACGTGATGCCGCAGTGGGCGGGCAGCTCCTGGTATGAGCTGCGCTACGCCGACCCCGACAACGCAGAGGCCTTCTGCGACAAGGAGAACGAGGCATACTGGCTGGGCCCGCGCCCGGCGGAACATGGCCCGAATGACCCGGGCGGTGTCGATCTGTATGTCGGCGGCATGGAACACGCCGTGCTGCACCTGCTGTATTCGCGGTTCTGGCACAAGGTGCTGTACGACCTGGGGCACGTCAGTTCCCGCGAGCCGTACCGGCGGCTGCTCAATCAGGGGTACATCCAGGCCCACGCCTACACGGATGCGCGCGGCATGTATGTGCCGGCGGCCGAGGTCACCGAGGAAAACGGAAAGTTCTTCTACCAGGGCGCAGAGGTGCAACAAGAGTTCGGGAAGATCGGAAAGAGCCTCAAGAACTCGATCTCGCCGGATGACATCTGCGACAACTATGGTGCCGATACGCTGCGTGTGTACGAGATGTCGATGGGCCCGCTGGAGCTGTCGCGTCCCTGGGCCACGAAGGATGTCGTGGGTGCACACCGCTTTTTGCAACGCGCGTGGCGCGTGGTGGTCGATGAGGAGACCGGCAAGATCCGTGTCACCACGGACGACCTGACCAGCGAGGACACCCTGCGGGCGTTACACAAGACGATCGCCGGAGTGACGGAAGACTATGCGGCCCTACGTAATAACACCGCCGCGGCCAAGCTGATCGAATACACCAATCACCTGACCAAGGACTACCCGGAGGGTGCGCCGCGCGCGGCGGTGGAGCCGCTGGTGCTCATGCTGGCACCGTTGGCTCCGCATCTGGCCGAGGAGCTGTGGAGCCTGCTGGGCCGCGACGACTCGCTGGCTCACGGTCCCTTCCCGGAATCCGACGACCGCTGGCTGGTGGCCGACACGGTCGAGTACCCGATTCAGGTGAACGGCAAGGTGCGTGGCCGCATCACCGTCGCCGCCGATGCGCCCAAGGGCGACATCGAGGCAGCGGCCCTCACCGAGGAGAAAGTGCTGGAGTTCCTGGCCGGCGCCACCCCGAAGAAGGTCATTGTGGTGCCCGGCCGCATGGTGAACCTGGTCGTCTAG
- a CDS encoding DUF4393 domain-containing protein, translated as MTDNTPVPAHNNRELRPDRVVQGVAMLAAKTWWRGVKWSADVATTTGTKIIDDVRAGRSATDIALSATEHVLGAVRDALQLPSDSSGLTLAKPQKPAPSRVTIDITESGALDGDELRRRGAELLRRSADVTDVEDTHPAYARIINQLAPDEARILRFLAAHGAQPVVDVRTSRPFDVGSEMIAEGLSMVAERSGCRYTNRNNAYTNNLVRLGLVRASPEAVAAERYQVLEVQPDVVAACRRAGRAHKTVRRSIHLTPFGEDFCRAVIPTDPSVGDDL; from the coding sequence ATGACCGATAACACGCCCGTTCCAGCACACAACAACCGTGAGCTCCGGCCCGATCGCGTGGTCCAGGGTGTGGCGATGCTGGCCGCGAAGACCTGGTGGCGCGGCGTGAAGTGGTCAGCCGATGTCGCCACCACCACCGGTACCAAGATCATCGACGATGTCCGGGCAGGTCGTTCCGCCACCGACATCGCGCTGTCCGCGACCGAACACGTCCTGGGCGCCGTACGCGACGCGCTACAGCTGCCCAGCGATTCCTCCGGACTGACCCTGGCCAAGCCGCAGAAGCCCGCCCCCTCGCGCGTCACCATCGACATCACCGAATCAGGCGCTCTCGACGGTGATGAATTACGCCGCCGCGGAGCGGAATTGCTGCGGCGGTCGGCCGATGTCACCGATGTCGAGGACACCCATCCGGCCTACGCCCGGATCATCAACCAGCTGGCGCCCGACGAGGCGCGCATCCTGCGCTTCCTGGCGGCGCACGGCGCACAGCCGGTGGTCGATGTGCGCACCAGCCGCCCCTTCGACGTCGGCTCGGAGATGATCGCCGAGGGTCTGTCGATGGTCGCCGAACGCTCTGGCTGCCGCTACACCAATCGCAACAACGCCTACACCAACAACCTGGTGCGCCTCGGCCTGGTCCGCGCATCTCCGGAAGCGGTTGCGGCCGAGCGCTATCAGGTGCTGGAGGTGCAACCCGACGTGGTCGCGGCGTGCCGCCGTGCGGGCCGCGCGCACAAAACGGTGCGCCGCAGCATCCACCTGACGCCTTTCGGCGAGGACTTCTGCCGGGCCGTCATCCCCACCGATCCGTCGGTGGGCGACGACCTTTAG
- a CDS encoding LpqN/LpqT family lipoprotein, whose protein sequence is MTTTRYSVRFAAATASVAALLAGTAAVAMADPQPAPVPPVPAATANAAVAPAPNAAPAPAVAPTTSANPLQPAAPIAGVAPAADGTLSEFFASKNVKVEPLTKSSHGVPRISIPIPNNWANVPDPNVPNAYQVIVSKANGTGIYQSNAQLTMSKLIGEFDTNEAVSHGPVEVKALQGWQPTDASLVTYQGFPSSIVEGTFRQDGETLNTSRRAVIITQGKDRFLVQLAVTTTVGNAIAEAPATDLIVNGLRFGDAAPVTAPVADPNALADPDAVPGAPATPAAGAPAAADPNAPASPAPGVPGLPPLPTLPALVPPAPPAA, encoded by the coding sequence GTGACGACCACACGGTATTCAGTCAGATTCGCGGCGGCCACGGCCTCCGTCGCGGCGTTGCTCGCTGGGACTGCAGCCGTTGCGATGGCAGACCCCCAGCCAGCGCCCGTACCCCCAGTACCGGCGGCTACCGCCAACGCCGCCGTCGCGCCGGCCCCGAATGCCGCCCCCGCACCCGCCGTGGCCCCAACGACGTCGGCCAATCCCCTGCAGCCGGCCGCGCCGATCGCCGGCGTCGCACCGGCCGCCGACGGCACCCTCTCGGAGTTCTTCGCCTCCAAGAACGTCAAGGTGGAACCGCTGACCAAGAGCAGCCACGGGGTGCCGCGTATCAGCATCCCGATCCCCAACAACTGGGCCAACGTGCCGGACCCCAACGTCCCCAACGCGTACCAGGTGATCGTGAGCAAGGCCAACGGCACCGGGATCTACCAATCCAACGCGCAGCTCACCATGAGCAAGCTGATCGGCGAGTTCGACACCAACGAAGCCGTCTCGCATGGCCCCGTCGAGGTCAAGGCCCTGCAGGGCTGGCAGCCGACCGATGCCTCGCTGGTCACCTACCAGGGGTTCCCGTCCTCGATCGTGGAAGGCACCTTCCGCCAGGACGGGGAGACCCTCAACACCTCGCGCCGCGCCGTGATCATCACGCAGGGCAAGGACCGTTTCCTGGTCCAGCTGGCCGTCACCACCACCGTCGGCAACGCCATCGCGGAGGCCCCGGCCACCGACCTGATCGTCAACGGACTGCGCTTCGGGGATGCCGCTCCCGTCACCGCCCCGGTAGCCGACCCCAACGCACTCGCCGATCCGGACGCCGTACCCGGTGCGCCCGCCACACCCGCCGCCGGAGCGCCCGCAGCCGCCGATCCCAACGCGCCGGCCTCGCCGGCGCCCGGTGTCCCGGGTTTGCCACCCCTGCCCACCTTGCCCGCGCTGGTGCCACCGGCACCGCCCGCGGCATGA